A window from Triticum aestivum cultivar Chinese Spring chromosome 6D, IWGSC CS RefSeq v2.1, whole genome shotgun sequence encodes these proteins:
- the LOC123144113 gene encoding transmembrane protein 230 has protein sequence MAYVDHAFSITDEDDLVGGAVGGPRGAPVKEIAFAAALLAFGALGVVAGLFMAANQVGGDTAHGIFFMVLGIVMFIPGFYYTRIAYYAYKGYKGFSFSNIPPI, from the exons ATGGCCTACGTGGACCACGCCTTCTCCATCACCGACGAGGACGACCTCGTCGGCGGGGCCGTAGGGGGCCCGCGCGGCGCCCCCGTCAAGGAGAtcgccttcgccgccgccctcctcgccTTCGGGGCCCTCGGCGTCGTCGCCGGCCTCTTCATGGCCGCCAACCAAGTCGGCGGTGACACCGCGCACG GAATCTTCTTCATGGTTTTGGGCATTGTAATGTTCATCCCTGGATTCTACTACACAAGAATTGCTTACTACGCATACAAAGGATACAAGGGCTTCTCTTTTTCAAACATCCCACCAATCTAA